Proteins encoded by one window of Drosophila melanogaster chromosome X:
- the FucTC gene encoding alpha1,3-fucosyltransferase C (frameshift) → MYLGRVHCSFEVPGLLSGRVGHMSMAVRSVRLACGPRGALLLLLLVLLGVLVVLHKVTQSPLLNQNKILQDHLRGQHERYIQSTRTILLWTEFFGDSRWKLSWDTLGPQELRDELHCPVYQCEISNQNAFLPAVELYDAIVFHAAEMFPLLRPVPSQRSPHQVYVFALMEPPGETKHRLDDEQGFYNLTMTYRIDSDVFWPYGQLLDITADAVVAPSVKPPWRKPPVAFNDSLVWDLWSGKTKTAAWFVSHCETLSKREVLANRLQEFFEVDIYGNCGTLSCTRGDPHCAEMLDTDYFFYLAFENSLCDDYVTEKLFDALERTVIPVVFGGADYSRILPPHSYVDANRFMSVEGLAQYMKLVVADPDLYVSYFWWRSHYRLTYSSPFCDLCARLHDPSFGHKTQFYHDIQSWWFNSCRLQSRIRL, encoded by the exons atgtatttaggGAGGGTTCACTGTAGCTTCGAAGTACCTGGGTTGTTATCTGGTCGAGTTGGGCACATGTCGATGGCTGTTCGATCGGTACGGTTGGCCTGTGGGCCGCGCGGCGctctcctgctgctcctccttgtCTTACTCGGTGTCTTAGTGGTTCTTCACAAAGTCACTCAGTCACCGCTCcttaatcaaaacaaaatccTGCAAGATCACTTAAGGGGCCAGCACGAGCGGTATATCCAATCCACCCGTACCATTCTCCTCTGGACAGAATTTTTTGGTGATTCGCGATGGAAGCTTTCCTGGGACACTTTGGGACCGCAGGAGCTGCGGGATGAGCTCCACTGTCCTGTTTATCAGTGCGAGATTAGCAACCAAAACGCATTCCTGCCCGCAGTGGAACTCTATGATGCCATTGTATTCCATGCGGCGGAGATGTTTCCGCTCCTGCGACCAGTGCCCTCCCAGAGAAGCCCCCACCAGGTCTACGTATTCGCATTGATGGAACCGCCTGGGGAGACTAAGCCGGCTGGACGACGAACAAGGATTTTATAACCTCACCATGACTTATCGCATTGACTCGGATGTATTTTGGCCCTACGGGCAGTTGCTGGACATCACAGCGGACGCCGTGGTGGCGCCCAGTGTGAAACCACCTTGGAGGAAGCCTCCTGTGGCCTTTAACGATTCTCTGGTTTGGGACCTCTGGTCGGGGAAGACGAAAACGGCCGCCTGGTTCGTCTCTCATTGTGAAACGTTGTCGAAAAGGGAGGTCTTGGCCAATAGGCTTCAAGAATTTTTTGAAGTGGACATTTACGGAAACTGCGGAACACTCAG cTGCACCCGGGGGGATCCGCACTGCGCCGAGATGTTGGACACTGACTACTTTTTCTACCTGGCTTTTGAGAACTCGCTGTGCGATGATTACGTGACGGAGAAACTTTTCGACGCATTAGAACGGACCGTAATACCCGTGGTTTTTGGCGGAGCAGACTACTCCCGCATCCTGCCTCCGCACTCGTACGTCGATGCTAATCGCTTCATGTCCGTGGAAGGTCTGGCCCAGTATATGAAGCTTGTGGTTGCAGATCCGGATTTGTATGTAAGCTACTTCTGGTGGCGCAGCCACTACCGCTTGACCTACAGCTCCCCGTTTTGCGACCTTTGCGCCAGGCTCCATGATCCCTCATTTGGCCACAAGACACAGTTCTACCACGATATCCAATCCTGGTGGTTCAACAGTTGCCGCTTGCAAAGCCGAATACGTTTGTGA
- the Rab21 gene encoding Rab21, isoform D — MSSSRTRNGPTLNFKAVLLGEGCVGKTSLVLRYMEDRFNAQHLSTLQASFVSRKMSLEDGRRAQLNIWDTAGQERFHALGPIYYRGSDGALLVYDITDRDSFQKVKSWVRELRQMRGTEIALIIVGNKTDLEEQRAVTHDEALQYARTVGAQYVETSAKENEGVAELFELLTQLMLEQLSQRQPDASPLRLQNPDTDNLNNSDDSEAPDPGDPAGQRSCCGI, encoded by the exons ATGAGCTCGAGCAGAACGAGGAACGGCCCCACGCTTAATTTCAAGGCGGTGCTGCTGGGCGAAG GTTGTGTGGGCAAGACGTCGCTGGTGCTGCGCTACATGGAAGACCGGTTCAATGCCCAGCACCTAAGCACCCTGCAGGCTTCCTTTGTCAGCCGCAAGATGTCCCTGGAGGATGGGAGAAGGGCGCAGTTGAATATTTGGGACACGGCTGGTCAGGAGCGGTTCCACGCCCTGGGACCCATCTACTATCGCGGCTCCGATGGCGCCCTGCTCGTCTATGACATAACGGACCGAGACTCGTTCCAGAAGGTCAAATCCTGGGTGCGGGAGCTCCGGCAAATGCGCGGCACGGAGATTGCCTTAATAATCGTCGGCAACAAGACTGATTTGGAGGAACAGCGAGCAGTAACGCACGATGAGGCCCTTCAATATGCGCGCACGGTTGGCGCTCAATATGTAGAAACTTCGGCCAAGGAGAACGAGGGGGTGGCTGAGCTCTTCGAGCTCCTGACCCAGCTGATGCTGGAGCAGTTGAGCCAACGGCAACCGGATGCGAGTCCACTTCGCCTCCAGAATCCGGATACGGATAACCTTAACAACTCCGATGACTCGGAGGCCCCGGATCCCGGAGATCCTGCGGGCCAGCGGTCCTGTTGCGGCATTTAG
- the Rab21 gene encoding Rab21, isoform A has product MEDRFNAQHLSTLQASFVSRKMSLEDGRRAQLNIWDTAGQERFHALGPIYYRGSDGALLVYDITDRDSFQKVKSWVRELRQMRGTEIALIIVGNKTDLEEQRAVTHDEALQYARTVGAQYVETSAKENEGVAELFELLTQLMLEQLSQRQPDASPLRLQNPDTDNLNNSDDSEAPDPGDPAGQRSCCGI; this is encoded by the coding sequence ATGGAAGACCGGTTCAATGCCCAGCACCTAAGCACCCTGCAGGCTTCCTTTGTCAGCCGCAAGATGTCCCTGGAGGATGGGAGAAGGGCGCAGTTGAATATTTGGGACACGGCTGGTCAGGAGCGGTTCCACGCCCTGGGACCCATCTACTATCGCGGCTCCGATGGCGCCCTGCTCGTCTATGACATAACGGACCGAGACTCGTTCCAGAAGGTCAAATCCTGGGTGCGGGAGCTCCGGCAAATGCGCGGCACGGAGATTGCCTTAATAATCGTCGGCAACAAGACTGATTTGGAGGAACAGCGAGCAGTAACGCACGATGAGGCCCTTCAATATGCGCGCACGGTTGGCGCTCAATATGTAGAAACTTCGGCCAAGGAGAACGAGGGGGTGGCTGAGCTCTTCGAGCTCCTGACCCAGCTGATGCTGGAGCAGTTGAGCCAACGGCAACCGGATGCGAGTCCACTTCGCCTCCAGAATCCGGATACGGATAACCTTAACAACTCCGATGACTCGGAGGCCCCGGATCCCGGAGATCCTGCGGGCCAGCGGTCCTGTTGCGGCATTTAG
- the Coa7 gene encoding cytochrome c oxidase assembly factor 7, isoform B, producing the protein MAYDLKKESDVKEYVEKLGVEYRFGCYSEKKPEACHLLGDYLEGIKKDFEKASKVYKSTCDDYGYAKSCYKYGNYSFLGKGKSGSKGNPQVAYEYYEKGCNLNDSDACLHSGLLLVSKSMPREIDWNVPKVKVSYGDHGPKPSIKG; encoded by the exons ATGGCCTATGACTTGAAGAAGGAGTCAGACGTGAAGGAGTACGTAGAAAAGCTGGGCGTGGAATATCGATTCGGGTGCTATTCCGAGAAGAAGCCGGAAG CGTGCCACTTGCTGGGCGACTACTTGGAGGGCATCAAGAAAGACTTTGAAAAGGCCTCCAAGGTGTACAAGTCGACTTGCGACGACTATGGTTACGCAAAGTCCTGCTACAAATACGGCAACTACAGTTTCCTTGGAAAAGGCAAGAGCGGTAGCAAGGGGAATCCACAAGTGGCCTACGAGTACTACGAGAAGGGCTGTAACTTAAACGACTCGGACGCCTGTCTTCACTCCGGCCTGCTGCTCGTTTCAAAGTCCATGCCTAGGGAGATCGACTGGAATGTGCCCAAGGTAAAGGTGTCGTATGGCGATCACGGTCCCAAGCCTTCAATAAAAGGCTAG
- the Coa7 gene encoding cytochrome c oxidase assembly factor 7, isoform A yields MAYDLKKESDVKEYVEKLGVEYRFGCYSEKKPEACHLLGDYLEGIKKDFEKASKVYKSTCDDYGYAKSCYKYGNYSFLGKGKSGSKGNPQVAYEYYEKGCNLNDSDACLHSGLLLVSKSMPREIDWNVPKGLEFLTKSCDLNNATACFYLSGMHISGVQKKADQSAVTASSGSGTSSPPAGQPPLKDSDYIVLKDMKKAFQFAHKACELRNMYACANLSQMYARGDGIEKNEKEAEKYKKLALEMQDEVKKQHDTLGFQQGVGMPN; encoded by the exons ATGGCCTATGACTTGAAGAAGGAGTCAGACGTGAAGGAGTACGTAGAAAAGCTGGGCGTGGAATATCGATTCGGGTGCTATTCCGAGAAGAAGCCGGAAG CGTGCCACTTGCTGGGCGACTACTTGGAGGGCATCAAGAAAGACTTTGAAAAGGCCTCCAAGGTGTACAAGTCGACTTGCGACGACTATGGTTACGCAAAGTCCTGCTACAAATACGGCAACTACAGTTTCCTTGGAAAAGGCAAGAGCGGTAGCAAGGGGAATCCACAAGTGGCCTACGAGTACTACGAGAAGGGCTGTAACTTAAACGACTCGGACGCCTGTCTTCACTCCGGCCTGCTGCTCGTTTCAAAGTCCATGCCTAGGGAGATCGACTGGAATGTGCCCAAG GGCCTGGAGTTTCTGACCAAAAGCTGCGACTTGAACAACGCCACTGCCTGCTTTTATCTCTCCGGGATGCACATCTCGGGCGTGCAAAAGAAGGCGGATCAGAGTGCTGTCACTGCATCCTCCGGAAGTGGTACATCATCACCCCCCGCCGGACAACCGCCTTTAAAGGACTCCGACTATATTGTTCTAAAAGACATGAAGAAGGCTTTCCAGTTTGCCCACAAGGCTTGCGAGCTTCGCAATATGTATGCGTGTGCCAATCTTAGCCAGATGTACGCCCGGGGCGATGGGATCGAGAAGAACGAAAAGGAAGCGGAGAAGTACAAGAAGCTGGCCCTAGAAATGCAGGACGAGGTGAAGAAGCAGCATGATACGTTAGGGTTCCAGCAGGGCGTGGGCATGCCTAATTGA